The proteins below come from a single Juglans regia cultivar Chandler chromosome 12, Walnut 2.0, whole genome shotgun sequence genomic window:
- the LOC108985765 gene encoding protein ENHANCED PSEUDOMONAS SUSCEPTIBILITY 1-like translates to MEDIQLISTSSVQAASHKECSTHERIELTPWDLQFLLVGPIQKGLLFHKPKTTQEIREYSSESSIIQHLRTSLSRTLDFFNPLAGRLVSIQNDDNSTSYFIDCNNVGAQFVHATANDVVTIADILEPVYVPDRLVHSFFPLNGVLNCEGTSKPLLGVQVTELVDGIFIGCTLNHAVADGTSFWHFFNSWSEISRGFNQISKSPALRRWFLDGTECPIRIPPQKLSDSLTPLSPKERIFHFTKEKIAELKAKANAEIDMTNRVSSLQAVLTHFWRSVIRSQNLDPNQKVCCNLLIGARTRLQPPLPENYFGNAVYLGTVTVKAGDLLEGGLGHAAWEMNKMVALHTEEKARSFLESWVESPRLLTTGSLAGHALGTSSSPRFNVYGNDFGWGRPVAVRSGSANKTQGKVTIFPAAEEGGIDIEACLSPETLKAMGNDSEFMDAVTPN, encoded by the coding sequence ATGGAGGacattcaactcatctcaacgaGTTCAGTCCAAGCGGCGAGTCACAAGGAGTGCTCAACTCATGAGAGAATTGAGTTGACTCCATGGGATCTCCAGTTCCTTCTAGTAGGCCCCATCCAGAAGGGACTCCTTTTCCACAAACCCAAAACCACACAAGAGATCAGAGAGTACTCATCAGAAAGCTCAATAATCCAACACCTCAGAACCTCCCTTTCCCGCACGCTGGACTTCTTCAACCCCCTCGCCGGCCGCCTTGTCTCCATCCAAAACGACGACAACTCCACCTCCTATTTTATCGATTGCAACAACGTTGGAGCACAGTTTGTACACGCCACAGCCAATGATGTTGTTACGATTGCCGATATTCTCGAGCCTGTCTACGTTCCCGATCGACTCGTCCACTCTTTTTTCCCACTCAACGGAGTGCTAAACTGTGAGGGCACTTCTAAGCCCTTGCTCGGAGTGCAAGTCACTGAGCTTGTCGATGGCATCTTCATCGGTTGCACCCTTAACCATGCAGTTGCCGACGGCACGTCCTTTTGGCATTTCTTCAACTCTTGGTCCGAAATCTCCAGGGGTTTTAATCAAATATCCAAATCTCCAGCTCTCAGACGATGGTTCCTTGATGGTACTGAATGTCCTATCCGGATTCCTCCTCAAAAGCTCTCTGATAGCCTCACTCCGCTATCGCCGaaagaaagaatttttcatttcacaaaagaaaagattGCAGAACTGAAAGCAAAGGCCAATGCTGAGATTGACATGACCAACCGGGTATCCTCTCTACAAGCAGTCTTAACTCATTTTTGGCGGTCTGTAATTCGTAGCCAAAACCTAGACCCAAATCAAAAAGTATGTTGCAACTTGCTAATAGGAGCTAGAACAAGATTGCAGCCACCATTGCCTGAAAATTATTTCGGAAATGCGGTATATTTAGGGACCGTGACCGTCAAAGCAGGTGATCTACTTGAAGGTGGACTTGGTCATGCAGCTTGGGAAATGAACAAGATGGTTGCTTTGCATACAGAGGAAAAAGCTAGGAGCTTTTTGGAGTCATGGGTGGAAAGCCCTAGGTTATTAACAACGGGTAGCTTGGCTGGTCATGCTTTGGGCACAAGCAGCTCGCCGCGGTTCAATGTGTATGGTAATGACTTCGGATGGGGAAGACCGGTGGCTGTGCGAAGCGGTTCTGCGAACAAAACTCAAGGGAAGGTTACAATTTTTCCTGCGGCGGAAGAAGGAGGCATTGACATCGAAGCTTGCCTTTCGCCGGAGACGTTGAAGGCTATGGGGAATGATTCAGAATTCATGGATGCTGTCACACCTAATTAA